The Candidatus Deferrimicrobiaceae bacterium genome includes a region encoding these proteins:
- a CDS encoding TlpA disulfide reductase family protein encodes MFRNLSTLVIAASITLALLSGTAKAADKPATFTKIPTVKGIETLKAGAKAPDFAVTDLTDKEFRLKDSLDKGPTLLFFWSFFCGPCREEIPMINEMTRQFSPKGLSVVGVNLDGRDMKKAVDKFYAAEKLTFRIVFDELVGDAFAVADPYGVAGTPALFLVGKDGTISFSVVGSVTGEQLKKEIEKVIK; translated from the coding sequence ATGTTTCGGAACCTTTCCACCTTAGTCATCGCAGCTTCGATTACGCTCGCCCTGCTATCCGGCACGGCCAAGGCCGCCGACAAGCCCGCCACTTTCACCAAGATCCCCACCGTCAAGGGGATCGAAACTTTGAAAGCCGGCGCCAAGGCCCCCGATTTCGCCGTGACCGACCTGACCGACAAGGAGTTTCGGCTGAAAGACTCGCTCGACAAGGGCCCCACGCTGCTCTTCTTCTGGTCGTTTTTCTGCGGCCCGTGCCGTGAAGAGATCCCGATGATCAACGAGATGACCCGTCAGTTCTCTCCCAAGGGCCTTTCGGTCGTCGGCGTCAATCTCGACGGACGCGACATGAAGAAAGCGGTCGACAAGTTCTACGCGGCCGAAAAGCTGACCTTCCGGATCGTCTTCGACGAGCTGGTCGGCGACGCGTTCGCGGTGGCAGACCCTTACGGCGTCGCCGGCACGCCTGCGCTCTTCCTGGTCGGCAAGGACGGCACCATTTCCTTCAGCGTGGTCGGCTCCGTGACGGGCGAGCAGCTCAAGAAAGAAATCGAAAAGGTCATCAAGTAG
- a CDS encoding class I SAM-dependent methyltransferase, giving the protein MHREQEPRVGPFDPARADRVHLYRSVFDSRNPTRRHLHHERNARLTGLLNRYAAGKRCLEVGIGGNLYRETLRIVPRFCVRLDIDAEFVRFSSFEDKQSPPPHPFFMQGDLLRLPFADGSFDLVFCSEVFEHLPPGRSLDAFGEIRRVLAPSGKLILSTPQSHSSVELIMRLATSRLFRAIACRIYPEAIIDNEHINLLTRRQLLAEAAQSGFQPVESGRCGLYIPLLAEFGGEWGRRISSSLEPIFDRSPAGFLLWTQYHVLS; this is encoded by the coding sequence TTGCATCGGGAACAGGAGCCCCGGGTCGGCCCCTTCGATCCGGCCCGGGCCGACCGGGTTCACCTTTACCGGTCCGTATTCGACTCCCGGAACCCGACTCGCCGCCACCTTCACCACGAGCGCAACGCGAGGCTGACCGGCCTGCTCAACCGCTACGCGGCCGGCAAGCGGTGCCTCGAAGTCGGCATCGGAGGCAATCTTTACCGCGAGACGCTTCGGATTGTCCCGCGCTTCTGCGTGCGCCTCGACATCGACGCCGAATTCGTCCGGTTTTCCTCATTCGAGGACAAGCAGTCCCCGCCCCCCCATCCGTTCTTCATGCAGGGAGACCTGCTCCGCCTCCCGTTCGCAGACGGGTCGTTCGACCTGGTCTTCTGCTCCGAGGTGTTCGAGCATCTGCCGCCCGGCCGCAGCCTCGATGCGTTCGGCGAAATCCGCAGGGTGCTGGCCCCATCCGGCAAGCTGATCCTCTCGACTCCCCAGAGCCACAGCTCGGTCGAGCTCATCATGCGGCTGGCCACCAGTCGCCTCTTTCGTGCCATCGCCTGCCGGATATACCCCGAAGCCATCATCGACAACGAACACATCAACCTGCTGACCCGGCGGCAGCTGCTCGCCGAGGCGGCGCAATCCGGTTTCCAACCGGTCGAGTCGGGCCGCTGCGGCCTCTACATCCCGCTTCTCGCCGAATTCGGAGGCGAGTGGGGCCGTCGAATCTCCTCGTCGCTCGAGCCGATCTTCGACCGGAGCCCGGCCGGGTTCCTCTTGTGGACGCAATACCATGTCCTATCCTGA
- a CDS encoding glycosyltransferase family 2 protein, which produces MTPLPETISVVVPAFNEEPNVRVLYEKLVPILSACASTFELIFVDDGSTDRTLPIIQAMSEADPRVRFVSFSRNFGHEAASTAGLDIASGEVTILMDADLQHPPEVIPDMVARWREGYEIVYATRRLREDRGWLKRSTSSLFYRLFNQLSEVPLPADTGDFRLIDRKALLALRRCRETTRFVRGLSIWVGFRQCGVEYDQKERHGGITKYNYLRLSLLALDALCSFSIAPLRFCLALGMLGFLFGAGFSVQILFVWFVWGVPLPGYTFQTISILFIGSLNFILLGLIAEYVGKTYIETRNRPLYIVRAQSSALGDPEDK; this is translated from the coding sequence TTGACGCCGTTGCCCGAAACCATTTCCGTCGTCGTCCCGGCCTTCAACGAAGAGCCGAACGTGCGGGTGCTCTACGAAAAGCTGGTTCCGATCCTGTCCGCCTGCGCCTCGACCTTCGAGCTCATCTTCGTCGACGACGGAAGCACCGACCGCACGCTGCCGATCATCCAGGCCATGAGCGAGGCCGACCCGCGCGTCCGGTTCGTCTCCTTCTCGAGGAACTTCGGCCACGAGGCCGCTTCCACCGCGGGCCTCGACATCGCCTCGGGCGAGGTCACGATCCTGATGGACGCCGACCTCCAGCATCCTCCCGAGGTGATTCCCGACATGGTCGCGCGCTGGCGCGAAGGGTACGAGATCGTCTACGCGACCCGCCGGCTGCGCGAAGACCGGGGATGGCTGAAACGCAGCACCTCCTCCCTGTTCTACCGCCTGTTCAACCAGCTTTCCGAGGTTCCCCTGCCGGCCGATACCGGCGACTTCCGGCTGATCGACCGCAAGGCGCTCCTCGCGCTCCGGCGCTGCCGCGAGACCACCCGCTTCGTCCGGGGCCTGTCGATCTGGGTGGGCTTCCGCCAGTGCGGCGTCGAATACGACCAGAAAGAACGGCACGGCGGGATCACGAAATACAACTACCTCCGCCTCTCGCTGCTTGCACTCGATGCCCTCTGCTCGTTTTCGATCGCGCCCCTGCGCTTCTGCTTGGCGCTCGGGATGCTCGGCTTCCTTTTCGGCGCGGGCTTTTCCGTCCAGATCCTGTTCGTCTGGTTCGTCTGGGGGGTGCCGCTGCCCGGCTACACCTTCCAGACCATCTCCATCCTGTTCATCGGCTCGCTCAACTTCATCCTGCTGGGCCTCATCGCCGAATATGTCGGCAAGACCTACATCGAGACGCGCAACCGCCCTCTCTATATCGTGCGCGCCCAGAGCAGCGCGCTCGGCGATCCCGAGGACAAATGA
- a CDS encoding glycosyltransferase family 2 protein has translation MKTMVLIPAYHEDKSIGAIVSTLRATLPYDVVVINDGSPDDTSEVARSAGAIVLDLPCNLGIGGAVQTGYLFARENGYEAVVRIDADGQHEIGDIPAMLEPIFQGRADAVIGSRFLGETEYRGTFLRRFGIRYFCILVRLFTGYRVTDPTSGYFAINRKLVDFYSQHYPSDYPEVDAYILMHHMHARAVEIPTRMHSRTEGKSSITPLGSVYYMVKVTLSFFINCIRRFG, from the coding sequence ATGAAAACGATGGTCCTCATCCCCGCCTACCACGAAGATAAATCCATCGGGGCGATCGTATCCACCCTCCGCGCGACTCTTCCGTACGATGTCGTCGTCATCAACGACGGCTCGCCCGACGACACCTCCGAGGTCGCACGCAGCGCCGGCGCCATCGTGCTCGACCTGCCGTGCAATCTCGGCATCGGCGGCGCCGTTCAGACCGGATACCTTTTCGCGAGGGAGAACGGATACGAAGCCGTCGTGCGCATCGACGCCGACGGCCAGCACGAGATCGGGGATATTCCCGCGATGCTCGAACCCATCTTCCAGGGACGCGCCGATGCCGTCATCGGATCGCGCTTCCTGGGCGAGACCGAATATCGCGGCACCTTCCTGCGACGCTTCGGCATCCGCTACTTCTGCATCCTGGTGCGACTCTTCACCGGCTACCGCGTGACCGATCCCACCTCGGGCTACTTCGCCATCAACCGCAAGCTGGTCGACTTCTACTCGCAGCACTACCCGTCCGACTACCCCGAGGTCGACGCCTACATCCTGATGCACCACATGCATGCGCGCGCGGTCGAGATCCCTACCCGGATGCACTCGCGCACCGAGGGGAAATCGTCGATCACCCCGCTCGGCTCGGTGTACTATATGGTCAAGGTAACGCTTTCCTTCTTCATCAATTGCATCCGGAGATTCGGTTGA
- a CDS encoding DUF2304 domain-containing protein — protein sequence MNRVTLLAAMSAFALAAYIIEMVRRRKLREEYSILWLFGSIVMVVLSVRRDWLEAASHTVGIFYPPSFLFLVAIFFVLLILIHFSITVSRLYVMNKKMAQELALLKERLSGERPR from the coding sequence TTGAACCGGGTTACGCTCCTCGCCGCCATGAGCGCCTTCGCGCTCGCGGCCTACATCATCGAAATGGTCCGGCGCCGCAAACTGCGCGAGGAATATTCCATCCTGTGGCTGTTCGGCAGCATCGTCATGGTCGTCCTGTCGGTCCGGAGGGACTGGCTCGAGGCCGCCTCGCACACCGTGGGCATCTTCTATCCGCCCTCGTTCCTGTTCCTCGTCGCCATCTTCTTCGTCCTGCTCATCCTCATCCACTTCTCGATCACCGTGTCGCGGCTATACGTGATGAACAAGAAGATGGCGCAGGAGCTCGCGCTGCTCAAGGAGCGGTTGTCAGGCGAACGCCCCCGCTAG
- a CDS encoding DegT/DnrJ/EryC1/StrS family aminotransferase produces MNIDLTGRLKGVVEFLIESSSRINEAKPQKYWYPLSMATYGVEEILQALDSMCNFRTTMWEKTREFEQRFAEYQGCREAVMVNSGSSADLLLSFLLTSPPDNRLKPGDEILVPVVTWPTQVWSPLMAGLKVRFVDVDPATLNLSIEDLERKISPKTKAIFLVHVMGNPCDMDRVLALAEKHGLPVIEDCCESLGSEWDGRKVGNFGVGSAYSFFFSHHMTTMEGGMVVTDDAETADRLRVLRAHGWLRNVEASHVHLDGCGIDPRYAFVNWGFNVRPTDLQAGFGLEQLKRLPGFTERRLALAARFFAFVDRVPCLSRPAVGAKAAPIWMSLPIMLGDDAPFSRDEITAWLEGEGIETRPIIAGNLQRQPVAKLFDCFDGTPYPGADRVHDRGFYIGLSPMTSDETMGRLIERFEAFLRTKGI; encoded by the coding sequence TTGAACATCGACCTGACCGGCCGGCTGAAGGGCGTCGTCGAGTTCCTGATCGAATCCAGCAGCCGCATCAACGAGGCCAAACCGCAGAAATACTGGTACCCGCTTAGCATGGCCACCTACGGCGTCGAGGAGATCCTCCAGGCGCTCGACTCGATGTGCAACTTCCGCACGACGATGTGGGAGAAGACGCGAGAGTTCGAGCAGCGGTTCGCCGAATACCAGGGCTGCCGCGAGGCGGTCATGGTCAACAGCGGGTCCTCCGCCGACCTGCTGCTGTCGTTTCTCCTGACCAGCCCGCCCGACAACCGGCTGAAGCCGGGCGACGAGATCCTCGTGCCGGTCGTCACCTGGCCGACGCAGGTCTGGTCGCCGCTGATGGCGGGGCTCAAGGTGCGCTTCGTCGACGTAGACCCCGCGACGCTCAACCTCTCGATCGAAGACCTCGAGCGCAAGATCTCGCCGAAGACGAAGGCGATCTTTTTGGTTCACGTCATGGGCAACCCCTGCGACATGGACCGCGTGCTCGCCCTCGCGGAAAAGCATGGGCTGCCGGTCATCGAGGATTGCTGCGAGTCGCTCGGATCCGAATGGGACGGCCGGAAGGTGGGCAATTTCGGGGTGGGCAGCGCCTACTCGTTCTTCTTCTCGCACCACATGACCACGATGGAAGGCGGGATGGTCGTCACCGACGACGCCGAGACGGCCGACCGGCTCCGCGTCCTGCGCGCCCACGGGTGGCTTCGCAATGTCGAGGCGTCGCACGTGCACCTCGACGGGTGCGGGATCGACCCGCGCTACGCCTTCGTCAACTGGGGCTTCAATGTGCGCCCGACCGACCTGCAGGCGGGCTTCGGCCTCGAGCAGCTCAAGCGGCTGCCCGGCTTCACCGAACGGCGGCTGGCGCTGGCCGCCCGCTTCTTCGCGTTCGTCGACCGCGTGCCGTGCCTGTCGCGTCCGGCTGTGGGCGCCAAGGCGGCGCCCATCTGGATGTCGTTGCCGATCATGCTGGGGGACGATGCGCCGTTCTCGCGCGACGAGATTACCGCCTGGCTCGAAGGGGAGGGGATCGAGACGCGCCCGATCATCGCGGGCAACCTTCAGCGGCAGCCGGTCGCGAAGCTGTTCGACTGCTTCGACGGCACGCCGTATCCCGGGGCCGACCGCGTGCACGACCGGGGGTTCTATATCGGGCTGTCGCCGATGACCTCGGACGAGACGATGGGTCGATTGATCGAGCGGTTCGAGGCGTTCCTGCGGACGAAAGGAATCTAG